The Methanomicrobia archaeon genome segment CGCTTCGTACTCCTTCAGGTCCTCCGGTCTTATCCACGGCGACCGTATAATCTGCGCGGGATCCCGCACCCTGATGGAGATGCACTTGTCGAAATAGTAGTCGCTGAAGATGTTCGTGGATTGCGATTTCATAAGCGCCGAGCGATTGGCCGTGATATGCGAGAAGAGATTGAAATGCGCGTGCCGAAAGGGGCATTTGTAAAGACAGCCTTCATTCACTAGTATCTTGAGGTCGCAGCGAACCGCCTTCGTGATCGCTTCCAGGATCGGGAAGTTCCGGTTGATGTTCGTGTCCAGTGCGATGGTATCGGCACCAAGCGCTTCGAAGAATTCCGCTCGCTGCGGCGAATCCACATGCGCGATGCAGGAAACGACCGTCTCCATCGGGAGATCTCGTAACAGCTCGACGAAATACGGCTCTGCGACCGTGACGCCGTCAACTCCTGCCCTGTTCAGCTCCTCGAAGTAGCTCGTAAACAGCCTATAGCCCTCAAGCGTCAGGTGGTAGCCGCCCAAACAGGATGGATTAACCACGATATTCATCTTCACATCGTGCTGATGCGCGTAGTCCGTCTGTTCCTTTATATCCGCAATACGCGCGGAATGCAACGTTGCTCGGCCGCTGCCCATTACTTCCGGCGAGCCCGCCATATAAACCTCCTTTACCTCGTCCAGACCCTTCGTTTCCTTCGCTTCTAGTATCTCCTGCAACGCGGCGAAATGCCCCGGATGCGGAACGATGAATCTCATTTTATATACGTCACCGCCTCCTTCGTGAGTCGATCGCAATAGCCACATTCGTTACAAACCTTCTTACAATGCGCCCATTGCTCTATGCAGCCCTCAAACTTCTCATTGGATATATAGCACAGATCCCGGAGCATCTGCGGGCAATCCAGGATATCGAGCACGTTACCCTCAAACGACCGCTGGGCGTAGTACCGCATACAATCTATTATCCAGTTCACCAATTTCGTCCGCCCGGAGAGTTTGAAGTCCGTTATGCCTATTGCCT includes the following:
- a CDS encoding U32 family peptidase, whose product is MRFIVPHPGHFAALQEILEAKETKGLDEVKEVYMAGSPEVMGSGRATLHSARIADIKEQTDYAHQHDVKMNIVVNPSCLGGYHLTLEGYRLFTSYFEELNRAGVDGVTVAEPYFVELLRDLPMETVVSCIAHVDSPQRAEFFEALGADTIALDTNINRNFPILEAITKAVRCDLKILVNEGCLYKCPFRHAHFNLFSHITANRSALMKSQSTNIFSDYYFDKCISIRVRDPAQIIRSPWIRPEDLKEYEALGIDNFKITGRANAVNWIIHCMEAYARRSFTGNLLDLIDCPSELRYTFHVDNELLNGSIKQWKTCKKICDECRYCDELTGKVLRVLK